One window from the genome of Cyclobacterium amurskyense encodes:
- a CDS encoding ATP-dependent Clp protease ATP-binding subunit, translated as MEAKFSNRVKEVISLSREEALRLGHDYIGTEHLLLGMIREGEGVAVSILKKLGVPLDELRNAVERAVKGTANHNVKNLANIPLTRQSEKVLKITYLEAKIFKSQLIGTEHLLLSILRDEDNIATQILQKFDATYDTVKEMLEFQTDQTPRSGTEADDPDEEGSKLFGASGGSSGSAKGTTEKSRTPVLDNFGRDLTRMAEEDKLDPIIGREKEIERVAQILSRRKKNNPILIGEPGVGKTAIAEGLALRIIQKKVSRVLFNKRVVTLDLASLVAGTKYRGQFEERMKAVMNELEKSPNVILFIDELHTIVGAGGASGSLDASNMFKPALARGEIQCIGATTLDEYRQYIEKDGALARRFQMVMVDATSPEETIQILENIKDKYEDHHNVIYTPEAINACVNLSDRYISDRFLPDKAIDILDEAGARVHIKNIHVPENILKLEDEVEKIKVEKNRVVKSQKYEEAAQLRDKEKKLLEQLENAKAKWEEESKTKRYAVEEDNVAEVIAMMTGIPARRIAQNEGAKLLNMGEELKGKVVGQDEAIKKLTKAIQRTRVGLKDPKKPIGSFVFLGPTGVGKTELAKMLATYLFDKDDSLVRIDMSEYMEKFSVSRLVGAPPGYVGYEEGGQLTEKVRRKPYSVVLLDEIEKAHPDVFNILLQVLDDGVLTDGLGRRVDFRNTIIIMTSNIGVRDLKDFGAGIGFASKAKEENMDEVMKSTIQNALKKAFSPEFLNRLDDVVIFNSLNKEHIHKIIDISLTKLFARITDLGYTIELSEKAKDFLSEKGYDKQYGARPLNRAIQKYLEDALAEEILKGELSEGDVILADYSGEGEELEIKVNKKEKAD; from the coding sequence ATGGAAGCAAAATTTTCAAACAGAGTAAAAGAGGTGATCTCTCTTAGCCGCGAAGAAGCTTTGCGCTTGGGTCATGATTACATCGGTACAGAGCACCTCTTGTTAGGAATGATCCGTGAAGGTGAAGGTGTAGCTGTTTCCATTCTAAAGAAGTTGGGTGTTCCGTTGGATGAGTTGAGAAACGCCGTGGAGCGAGCAGTAAAGGGTACAGCCAATCACAATGTGAAAAACCTGGCCAATATACCCTTAACTAGACAGTCAGAAAAAGTGTTGAAAATCACTTATCTGGAAGCAAAAATTTTCAAAAGCCAACTAATAGGTACTGAGCATTTGTTGCTGTCAATACTAAGGGATGAGGACAATATCGCAACTCAGATTCTCCAAAAATTTGACGCTACTTACGATACTGTAAAAGAAATGTTGGAATTTCAAACGGACCAAACGCCTAGATCAGGTACAGAGGCCGATGATCCTGATGAAGAAGGATCCAAATTATTTGGGGCTTCAGGTGGCTCCTCAGGCAGTGCAAAAGGAACTACAGAAAAATCCAGAACTCCTGTTTTGGATAATTTCGGTAGAGACCTTACACGTATGGCCGAAGAAGATAAACTGGACCCAATCATTGGAAGAGAGAAGGAGATAGAAAGGGTGGCTCAAATACTTTCCAGGAGAAAGAAAAATAATCCTATATTAATAGGAGAACCTGGAGTTGGTAAAACAGCCATTGCAGAAGGTTTAGCTCTTAGGATTATACAGAAGAAAGTTTCTCGTGTACTGTTCAATAAAAGAGTAGTGACCCTTGATCTTGCCTCTTTAGTGGCAGGAACAAAATACAGAGGTCAATTTGAAGAAAGAATGAAAGCCGTAATGAACGAGCTTGAAAAATCTCCAAATGTCATCTTGTTTATAGATGAGCTACATACTATCGTAGGAGCTGGTGGAGCCAGTGGTTCCCTAGACGCATCCAATATGTTCAAACCTGCATTGGCAAGGGGAGAAATTCAATGTATAGGAGCGACGACTTTGGACGAATACAGACAGTATATTGAAAAAGATGGGGCTTTGGCCAGAAGATTTCAGATGGTGATGGTAGATGCTACCTCTCCTGAAGAAACCATTCAAATCTTAGAAAATATCAAGGATAAATACGAAGATCATCACAATGTAATTTATACGCCGGAGGCCATTAATGCATGTGTTAATCTTTCAGATAGATACATTTCTGATCGTTTTCTTCCAGATAAGGCAATCGATATTTTAGATGAAGCAGGTGCAAGGGTGCATATCAAAAACATTCACGTTCCTGAAAATATTCTAAAACTCGAAGACGAGGTAGAAAAGATAAAAGTCGAGAAAAACCGAGTAGTTAAAAGCCAAAAATACGAAGAGGCTGCTCAACTTAGAGACAAAGAGAAAAAGCTTCTTGAGCAATTGGAAAACGCCAAGGCCAAGTGGGAAGAAGAAAGTAAAACCAAACGTTATGCTGTTGAAGAAGACAATGTAGCTGAGGTGATTGCAATGATGACAGGTATACCTGCCAGAAGAATAGCTCAGAATGAAGGCGCCAAGTTGCTCAATATGGGCGAGGAACTGAAAGGTAAAGTGGTAGGTCAGGATGAAGCCATTAAAAAGTTAACCAAGGCCATACAACGTACTAGGGTAGGACTGAAAGATCCTAAGAAGCCTATTGGTTCTTTTGTCTTCCTTGGACCTACGGGGGTAGGGAAAACAGAATTAGCTAAAATGTTGGCTACTTACTTGTTTGACAAGGACGATTCTCTAGTGAGAATTGACATGTCTGAATACATGGAGAAATTCAGTGTTTCTCGTTTGGTAGGAGCGCCTCCAGGCTATGTGGGATACGAAGAAGGTGGTCAATTGACTGAAAAAGTCAGAAGAAAACCTTATTCTGTAGTCTTATTAGATGAGATAGAAAAAGCGCATCCTGATGTATTCAATATCCTTTTGCAGGTGCTTGACGATGGTGTGTTAACCGATGGGCTTGGTAGAAGAGTCGATTTCAGAAATACCATTATCATCATGACATCCAATATTGGTGTACGGGATCTTAAAGACTTCGGCGCAGGTATAGGTTTTGCATCCAAGGCCAAGGAAGAGAATATGGATGAGGTGATGAAGTCTACTATTCAGAATGCCCTTAAAAAAGCATTTAGCCCTGAGTTTTTGAACAGGTTGGATGATGTGGTCATCTTTAATTCGTTGAACAAGGAGCATATCCATAAAATTATAGATATCAGTTTAACGAAGTTGTTTGCCAGAATTACTGATTTGGGTTATACCATTGAACTTTCTGAGAAAGCAAAAGATTTCCTTTCCGAGAAAGGCTATGACAAACAATACGGTGCAAGGCCATTGAACAGAGCGATTCAAAAGTACCTTGAAGATGCTTTGGCTGAGGAAATCCTGAAAGGAGAATTGTCTGAAGGGGATGTTATCCTTGCAGATTATTCCGGTGAAGGTGAGGAGCTGGAGATTAAAGTAAACAAAAAAGAAAAAGCTGACTAA
- a CDS encoding DegT/DnrJ/EryC1/StrS family aminotransferase yields MKYTRRDFVKTNALVGTGALMGFNFIQPEVKPALMGGKPVRTASWPSWPRWNPDTDESRVLEVLRSGVWSRSGVVKEFEDKWANTIGSKRCLTVVNGTNALIAALVQADIGGGDEVLVSSYTFIASVAAILQTGAMPVFVDSDPETFQIDPVEIRKKITSRTKAILPVHILGLPADMDSIMAIAKENDLVVIEDACQGWLAEINHKKVGTFGLAGCFSFQNSKNLPMGEGGAIVSDDDDFMDRCFSYHNYGYAYGSLVGAVNQGAVIAGTKIRLTEYQAAIGLSQLQRLDSETQLRETNASYLKQKLEGVSGLSTYVLYPNVTRAVFHLFPFRFHSEGFKGLSRDVFLKALRAEGIPCSSGYIPLNDKLYLKDAFTSKNYRRMYQANELDFDNYVANNQCPITDKLCNEEAVWLSQSMLLGSQSDMDDIANAIMKIHENAEELLNYKG; encoded by the coding sequence ATGAAATACACGAGAAGAGATTTTGTAAAAACCAATGCCCTTGTTGGTACAGGAGCATTGATGGGGTTTAACTTCATCCAACCGGAGGTAAAACCCGCACTTATGGGAGGTAAACCTGTAAGAACTGCTTCATGGCCGTCTTGGCCAAGGTGGAATCCTGACACAGATGAGTCTAGAGTTCTGGAAGTGTTGAGGAGTGGGGTTTGGTCCAGATCCGGAGTAGTAAAAGAGTTTGAGGATAAATGGGCAAATACCATAGGATCTAAAAGGTGTCTAACTGTCGTTAACGGTACCAATGCGCTAATAGCCGCATTAGTGCAGGCAGACATAGGTGGAGGAGATGAGGTTTTGGTTTCTTCTTATACTTTTATTGCCAGCGTTGCAGCCATTTTGCAGACGGGTGCTATGCCAGTATTTGTAGATTCTGACCCTGAAACATTTCAAATCGACCCAGTTGAAATAAGGAAGAAAATTACCAGTAGAACCAAAGCTATTTTACCAGTACATATTTTAGGTTTACCTGCAGATATGGACAGTATTATGGCCATAGCCAAAGAAAATGACCTCGTGGTTATCGAAGATGCTTGCCAGGGTTGGTTGGCAGAAATAAACCACAAGAAAGTAGGTACATTTGGACTCGCTGGATGTTTTAGTTTTCAAAACTCCAAGAATTTACCTATGGGTGAAGGTGGAGCCATTGTAAGTGATGATGATGATTTTATGGACAGGTGTTTTTCCTACCATAATTATGGTTATGCTTATGGCTCTTTGGTAGGAGCCGTCAATCAAGGTGCCGTTATAGCGGGGACAAAGATTCGGCTTACCGAATACCAGGCAGCCATCGGCTTAAGTCAATTGCAAAGGCTGGATAGTGAAACCCAATTGAGGGAAACAAATGCATCTTACCTTAAGCAGAAATTAGAAGGAGTTTCAGGGCTTAGTACTTATGTGCTGTATCCCAATGTGACTCGTGCAGTCTTTCACCTTTTCCCTTTTAGATTTCATAGTGAAGGCTTTAAAGGGCTTTCGAGAGATGTTTTCCTAAAGGCCTTAAGAGCTGAAGGAATTCCTTGCTCAAGTGGTTACATTCCGCTAAATGATAAATTGTATTTAAAGGATGCATTTACTTCAAAAAATTACCGAAGAATGTACCAGGCAAATGAATTGGATTTCGACAATTACGTAGCCAATAACCAATGCCCAATAACCGATAAATTGTGCAATGAGGAGGCTGTTTGGCTTTCGCAGAGTATGTTATTAGGCAGCCAGTCTGATATGGATGACATAGCCAATGCCATTATGAAAATCCATGAGAATGCTGAGGAATTACTTAACTATAAAGGATAA